The following proteins come from a genomic window of Mycobacterium sp. DL:
- a CDS encoding bifunctional 3,4-dihydroxy-2-butanone-4-phosphate synthase/GTP cyclohydrolase II: protein MTRLDSVERALADIAAGKAVVVIDDEDRENEGDLIFAAEKATPELVAFMVRYTSGYLCVPLDGDICDRLGLLPMYAVNQDKHGTAYTVTVDAKSGVGTGISASDRATTMRLLADPNSTVNEFTKPGHVVPLRAKDGGVLRRPGHTEAAVDLARLAGLQPAGAICEIVSQKDEGDMAQTDELRIFADEHGLALISIADLIEWRRKHEKHIERIAEARIPTRHGEFRAVGYTSIYDEVEHVALVRGDIAGPHGDGHDVLVRVHSECLTGDVFGSRRCDCGPQLDAALAMVAREGRGVVLYMRGHEGRGIGLMHKLQAYQLQDAGDDTVDANLKLGLPADARDYGIGAQILVDLGVRSMRLLTNNPAKRVGLDGYGLHIIERVPLPVRANAENIRYLMTKRDRMGHDLVGLEDYDEAVPGEFGGAV, encoded by the coding sequence ATGACGAGGCTGGATTCGGTCGAGCGCGCATTGGCCGACATCGCCGCGGGTAAGGCCGTGGTCGTCATCGACGACGAGGATCGCGAGAACGAAGGCGACCTGATCTTCGCCGCCGAGAAGGCCACCCCCGAACTGGTGGCGTTCATGGTGCGCTACACCTCGGGATACCTGTGCGTGCCGCTCGACGGTGACATCTGCGACCGACTCGGCCTGCTGCCGATGTACGCCGTCAACCAGGACAAGCACGGCACCGCCTACACAGTCACCGTTGATGCCAAAAGCGGTGTCGGAACCGGTATCTCGGCGTCAGACCGGGCGACGACGATGCGGCTGCTGGCGGATCCGAACAGCACGGTCAACGAGTTCACCAAGCCCGGTCACGTGGTGCCGTTGCGGGCCAAGGACGGCGGCGTGCTGCGCCGCCCCGGCCACACCGAGGCTGCGGTCGACCTGGCCCGACTGGCCGGCCTGCAGCCCGCCGGGGCGATCTGCGAGATCGTCAGCCAAAAAGACGAAGGGGACATGGCGCAGACCGACGAACTGCGGATCTTCGCCGACGAGCACGGCCTCGCCCTGATCTCGATCGCCGACCTCATCGAGTGGCGGCGCAAACACGAGAAGCACATCGAGCGCATCGCCGAGGCGCGGATCCCGACCCGCCACGGAGAGTTCCGCGCAGTCGGCTACACCAGCATCTACGACGAAGTCGAGCACGTCGCCCTGGTCCGGGGTGACATCGCCGGCCCGCACGGCGACGGCCACGACGTCCTGGTGCGGGTGCACTCCGAGTGCCTCACCGGTGACGTCTTCGGTTCCCGCCGGTGCGACTGCGGTCCCCAACTGGACGCGGCACTGGCGATGGTGGCCCGCGAGGGCCGCGGCGTCGTGCTCTACATGCGCGGCCATGAAGGACGGGGCATCGGGCTGATGCACAAGCTGCAGGCCTACCAACTCCAGGACGCCGGTGACGACACCGTCGACGCCAACCTGAAGCTGGGGCTGCCCGCCGACGCCCGCGACTACGGGATCGGCGCACAGATCCTCGTCGACCTCGGTGTGCGGTCGATGCGACTTCTGACCAACAACCCGGCCAAGCGGGTCGGCCTGGACGGCTACGGCCTGCACATCATCGAGCGGGTGCCGCTGCCGGTGCGCGCCAATGCCGAGAACATCCGGTATCTGATGACCAAGCGGGAC
- a CDS encoding MFS transporter: MHRSSPADTTAPAVKPGQTNRNIAISAGSLAVVLGALDTYVVVTIMTDIMRDVGIGVNQIQRVTPIITGYLLGYIAAMPLLGRASDRFGRKMLIQVSLVGFAVGSVVTAMSTDLTILVLGRIIQGTASGALLPVTLALAADLWAARNRAAVLGGVGAAQELGSVLGPIYGITLVWLFGHWQSVFWVNVPLAVIAMVMIHFSLPSRQKTDDPQKVDVVGGLLLAVALGLAVIGLYNPAPDGRTVLPSWGPPVLIAAAVAIVAFFVWEKFARTRLLEPAGVHFRPFLAALGASLCAGAALMVTLVNVELFGQGVLGQDQNEAAFLLLRFLVALPVGALLGGWLAARIGDRIVAFAGLMIAAGGYLLISKWPVDLLAARHDLGVVSLPTLDTDLAIAGLGLGLVIGPLTSATLRVVPAAQHGIASAAVVVSRMIGMLIGIAALSAWGLYRFNQHLASLPASKGGNSLAERLSAEAGRIREAYVLQYGEIFSITAVVCVVGAVLGLLISARGEQAEEPDVSGEPQQRSSPRPMS, from the coding sequence ATGCACCGTTCGTCCCCGGCGGACACCACCGCGCCGGCGGTGAAACCGGGTCAGACCAATCGCAACATCGCGATCAGCGCGGGCAGTCTCGCGGTCGTCCTGGGTGCACTCGACACCTACGTCGTCGTCACGATCATGACCGACATCATGCGCGACGTCGGTATCGGTGTGAATCAGATCCAACGGGTCACGCCGATCATCACCGGCTACCTGCTCGGTTACATCGCGGCGATGCCGCTGCTGGGGCGCGCCTCGGACCGCTTCGGCCGCAAGATGCTGATCCAGGTCAGCCTCGTCGGCTTCGCAGTCGGTTCGGTGGTCACGGCCATGTCCACCGACCTCACCATCCTGGTGCTGGGTCGCATCATCCAGGGCACCGCCAGCGGGGCGCTGCTCCCGGTGACGCTGGCCCTGGCCGCCGACCTGTGGGCTGCCCGCAACCGCGCCGCCGTGCTCGGCGGGGTGGGCGCCGCTCAAGAGCTGGGCAGCGTACTCGGACCGATCTACGGAATCACCCTGGTCTGGCTGTTCGGGCATTGGCAGTCCGTGTTCTGGGTCAACGTCCCATTGGCGGTGATCGCCATGGTGATGATCCACTTCAGCCTGCCGAGTCGGCAGAAGACCGACGATCCCCAGAAGGTCGATGTGGTGGGCGGCCTGCTCCTGGCCGTCGCGCTGGGCTTGGCGGTGATCGGGCTCTACAACCCTGCGCCGGACGGGCGAACGGTGCTGCCCAGCTGGGGTCCGCCGGTCCTGATCGCCGCCGCCGTGGCGATCGTGGCGTTCTTCGTCTGGGAGAAATTCGCGCGCACCCGCCTGCTTGAACCGGCGGGCGTGCACTTCAGGCCGTTCCTGGCGGCTCTGGGAGCGTCTTTGTGCGCGGGGGCGGCACTGATGGTCACGTTGGTCAACGTCGAACTGTTCGGTCAGGGCGTCCTCGGCCAGGACCAGAACGAGGCCGCATTCCTGCTACTGCGCTTTCTGGTGGCGCTACCGGTCGGCGCGCTGCTCGGCGGCTGGCTCGCCGCGAGGATCGGCGACCGGATCGTCGCCTTCGCCGGCCTGATGATCGCTGCCGGCGGCTACCTGCTGATCTCGAAGTGGCCGGTGGATCTGCTCGCGGCCCGACATGACCTCGGTGTGGTGAGCCTGCCGACGCTGGATACCGACCTGGCGATCGCAGGGCTCGGCCTGGGCCTGGTCATCGGCCCGCTGACATCGGCGACACTGCGGGTGGTCCCCGCTGCCCAGCACGGCATCGCGTCGGCCGCGGTGGTCGTGTCCCGGATGATCGGCATGCTGATCGGCATCGCGGCGCTGAGCGCCTGGGGGCTCTATCGGTTCAACCAGCATCTGGCGAGCCTGCCCGCGAGCAAAGGCGGCAACAGCCTCGCCGAGCGACTGTCAGCGGAGGCCGGCCGGATCCGGGAGGCCTACGTGCTGCAGTACGGCGAGATCTTCTCGATCACGGCCGTGGTCTGCGTCGTGGGTGCGGTGTTGGGTCTGCTGATCAGTGCGCGCGGCGAGCAGGCTGAGGAACCCGACGTGTCGGGTGAACCTCAGCAGCGCTCGAGCCCGCGTCCCATGAGCTGA
- a CDS encoding type 1 glutamine amidotransferase domain-containing protein, with product MRKQLDDKQIAFLVATEGVEQVELTEPWRAVEEAGGRPELISTEVGKVQAFNHLTAADTFDAEKSADDAEVRDYAGLVLPGGVANPDNLRMNTAAVAFIKSFFEAGKPVAVICHGPWPLIEADAVRDRSITSWPSVQTDLRNAGARWVDQEVVECTDGPNTLVSSRNPDDLPAFCDALVQVFARA from the coding sequence ATGCGGAAACAATTGGATGACAAGCAAATAGCGTTCCTCGTGGCCACCGAGGGGGTCGAACAGGTGGAGCTGACCGAGCCGTGGCGTGCTGTCGAGGAAGCCGGTGGCCGCCCGGAGCTGATCTCCACCGAAGTCGGCAAGGTGCAGGCGTTCAACCATCTGACCGCCGCCGACACCTTCGACGCGGAGAAGTCAGCAGATGACGCCGAGGTGAGGGACTACGCCGGTCTGGTTCTGCCCGGCGGTGTGGCCAATCCGGACAATCTGCGGATGAACACAGCTGCGGTGGCCTTCATCAAGAGCTTCTTCGAGGCCGGCAAGCCGGTTGCGGTGATCTGTCACGGTCCGTGGCCCCTCATCGAGGCCGACGCGGTGCGTGACCGATCGATCACCTCGTGGCCAAGCGTGCAGACCGACCTGCGCAACGCCGGGGCGCGCTGGGTGGACCAAGAGGTCGTCGAGTGCACCGACGGACCCAACACCTTGGTCTCCAGTCGCAACCCCGACGATCTACCGGCGTTCTGCGACGCACTGGTGCAGGTGTTCGCCCGCGCGTGA
- a CDS encoding riboflavin synthase, producing MFTGIVEELGEVVGREDLGDSARLVIRGPIVTSDAGHGDSIAVNGVCLTVVDVLADGSFSADVMDETLNRSSLRVLDVGTRVNLERAAAISSRLGGHIVQGHVDGTGHVVSRTPSEHWTVVRIALPVPLSRYVVQKGSITVDGVSLTVSGLGPDWFEVSLIPTTLDLTTLGRAEVGTPVNLEVDVIAKYVERLMAAKDGSSNE from the coding sequence GTGTTCACCGGAATCGTCGAAGAATTGGGTGAAGTCGTCGGCAGGGAAGATCTCGGCGACTCGGCCCGACTGGTCATCCGCGGGCCGATCGTGACGTCGGACGCCGGGCACGGGGACTCCATCGCGGTCAACGGTGTGTGTCTGACCGTGGTCGATGTACTCGCCGACGGCTCGTTCTCCGCCGATGTGATGGACGAGACACTGAACCGCTCGAGCCTGCGCGTCCTCGATGTCGGAACCCGGGTGAACCTGGAGAGGGCGGCGGCGATCAGCAGCAGGCTGGGCGGCCACATCGTGCAGGGGCACGTCGATGGAACCGGCCATGTGGTCTCCCGCACGCCGTCGGAGCATTGGACCGTGGTTCGCATCGCGCTGCCGGTGCCGCTGTCCCGCTACGTCGTACAGAAGGGATCGATCACCGTCGACGGCGTTTCTCTGACAGTGTCCGGGCTCGGACCGGATTGGTTCGAGGTGTCGTTGATTCCGACGACGCTGGATCTGACCACGCTGGGCCGCGCCGAGGTCGGCACTCCGGTGAACCTCGAAGTGGACGTCATCGCCAAATACGTCGAGCGGTTGATGGCGGCGAAAGACGGCTCCAGCAACGAGTAG
- a CDS encoding LppX_LprAFG lipoprotein yields the protein MQTRLLAILAALIAVVALVAGCSGSSSEDSTAELPDPATLLSESSETTKGQTSAHLTLTVQGQIAELPVESLEGDLTQAPAVAAKGTADIVFLGQRLEGVEFVVSDGDLYAAITSGGSLSNFGPASDIYDVAAILNPGVGLANVLTNFSDATADGRETIEGVETVRVTGSVTADAVNKIAPQIGATGPVPGTAWIAEGGDHELMQARLEPSPGNSVTMTLSKWGEPVTVDRPAP from the coding sequence ATGCAGACCCGCCTTCTGGCGATCCTCGCCGCCCTGATCGCCGTCGTCGCCCTCGTTGCAGGGTGTTCCGGATCGTCGTCCGAGGACTCCACCGCCGAACTCCCCGACCCCGCCACGCTGCTGTCGGAGTCCAGCGAGACCACCAAGGGCCAGACCAGCGCTCACCTCACCCTCACGGTGCAGGGCCAGATCGCCGAACTCCCAGTCGAATCCCTCGAGGGTGACCTCACGCAGGCACCCGCCGTGGCCGCCAAGGGAACCGCCGACATCGTCTTCCTCGGCCAGCGCCTCGAAGGTGTCGAGTTCGTGGTCTCTGACGGCGACCTCTACGCAGCCATCACCTCCGGCGGCAGCCTCTCGAACTTCGGGCCGGCCTCCGACATCTACGACGTCGCGGCGATCCTGAACCCCGGTGTGGGTCTGGCCAATGTGCTGACGAACTTCTCCGACGCCACCGCCGACGGGCGCGAGACCATCGAGGGTGTGGAGACCGTGCGGGTGACCGGCAGCGTCACCGCCGATGCCGTCAACAAGATCGCCCCGCAGATCGGAGCGACGGGTCCGGTGCCCGGCACGGCGTGGATCGCCGAGGGCGGCGACCACGAGCTGATGCAGGCCCGGCTGGAGCCGAGCCCCGGCAACAGCGTCACGATGACGCTGTCCAAGTGGGGCGAGCCGGTCACCGTCGACCGACCCGCGCCCTGA